One genomic region from Manis pentadactyla isolate mManPen7 chromosome 12, mManPen7.hap1, whole genome shotgun sequence encodes:
- the COQ3 gene encoding ubiquinone biosynthesis O-methyltransferase, mitochondrial isoform X2 translates to MWFKSYRMTFAGLNTMKSHKYHWVRLYSASRATVDSSEVKTFLALAHRWWDDQGVYAPLHSMNDLRVPFIRDNLLKIVANHQPGTPLSGMKILDVGCGGGLLAEPLGRLGASVTGIDPVDENIKTAQCHKSFDPVLEKRIEYRACSLEEIMEETAETFDAVVASEVVEHVIDLETFIQCCCHVLKPGGSLFITTINKTQLSYALGIVFAEQIAGIVPKGTHTWEKFVSPEKLESILESNGLSVRTVAGMLYNPFSGYWHWSENTSLNYAAHAVKSRELDHPVPAEFVLKGETEELRAGASMNPGVREELKK, encoded by the exons GTACCATTGGGTGAGACTGTACAGTGCTTCTCGAGCCACCGTGGACAGCAGTGAGGTAAAAACGTTCCTGGCCCTGGCCCACAGGTGGTGGGATGATCAAGGGGTGTATGCGCCTCTCCATTCCATGAATGACCTGAGGGTGCCGTTTATTAG agacaatcttttaaaaatagtcgCTAATCACCAGCCAGGAACACCTTTGTCTGGGATGAAGATtcttgatgttggctgtggtggCGGACTGTTAGCTGAA CCTCTAGGGCGGCTTGGGGCTTCAGTTACTGGAATCGATCCTGTGGATGAGAACATTAAGACAGCACAGTGCCATAAATCATTTGATCCTGTCTTGGAGAAGAGAATAGAGTACAGAGCATGTTCCCTGGAAGAGATTATGGAAGAGACTGCAGAAACATTCGATGCTGTTGTAGCTTCTGAAGTTGTTGAGCATGTGATTGACCTGGAAACATTTATACAGTGCTGCTGTCACGTGTTAAAA CCCGGTGGTTCTTTATTCATTACTACAATCAACAAGACACAGCTGTCCTATGCCTTGGGGATCGTTTTTGCAGAGCAAATTGCAGGTATTGTACCGAAAGGTACTCACACGTGGGAGAAGTTTGTTTCACCTGAAAAGCTAGAGAGCATTCTGGAATCAA atGGTCTGTCTGTTCGGACTGTGGCAGGGATGCTCTACAATCCCTTCTCAGGTTACTGGCACTGGAGTGAAAATACTAGCCTTAACTATGCAGCTCATGCTGTGAAATCCAGGGAACTGGACCACCCAGTGCCTGCTGAGTTTgttttaaaaggggaaacagaagaaCTGCGAGCCGGAGCCTCCATGAACCCAGGTGTGCGGGAAGAGCTGAAGAAATGA